In one Acyrthosiphon pisum isolate AL4f unplaced genomic scaffold, pea_aphid_22Mar2018_4r6ur Scaffold_21649;HRSCAF=24481, whole genome shotgun sequence genomic region, the following are encoded:
- the LOC103309078 gene encoding piggyBac transposable element-derived protein 3-like yields MNLNDKDIEYLLDFDLPSGSEASFCDSDDGNNDSDGNDDNALYEQNYNDTEEIVHPTPQPIEDFLGRDNQFTDSVPPFIGSERVNIDTNDRATPYSIFIQIFTDELFELIKVETIRYTVQCGKDNFTLSIKELKFFFAINIAMTYIKYPNVRMYWSSQEGLRMNLIADAMSYNRFSEVKRYIHFVDNSDQLNTVDKYWKVRSVIDILHESFHEATSTSEHIAIDEMMVPFKGKSYLKQYLKSKPKKWGFKIWVQASTNGYVHCFEMHQGASISKRSEFGPIGDTVINICHAIHGNNHKLFMDNLFTSVPLLRKLRSFNIYVLGTLRINRVHGIENNLVSDKLMERGSCSIATSDDNITVVRWKNTKLVHTISTYAGAIPEDTTMRYDRKDRKRIEVTRPFSIQEYNKFMGGVDLMDPSLVLTMLQIGKHSGPKRGRKSLSQTPPTKKRKFQSLKCDMMV; encoded by the exons atgaatttaaatgacAAGGATATTGAGTATTTATTGGACTTTGACTTGCCAAGTGGTTCAGAGGCTAGTTTTTGTGACAGTGACGACGGTAATAATGATTCTGACGGTAATGATGATAATGCATTGTATGAACAAAATTACAATGATACTGAGGAAATTGTACATCCGACCCCTCAACCTATTGAAGACTTCCTGG GAAGAGATAACCAATTCACAGACTCAGTTCCTCCTTTTATTGGTAGTGAAAGAGTAAATATTGACACAAATGATAGGGCTACCCCTTATtccatttttattcaaatatttactgATGAATTATTTGAACTAATAAAAGTTGAAACCATAAGGTACACTGTTCAATGTGGGAAAGACAATTTTACCTTGTCCatcaaagaattaaaatttttttttgctatcaaTATAGCTATGACCTATATAAAATACCCAAACGTGCGGATGTATTGGTCTTCACAAGAAGGTTTGAGAATGAATTTGATAGCAGATGCCATGTCTTATAATAGATTTTCTGAAGTGAAGAGATATATTCATTTTGTGGACAACAGTGACCAGCTTAATACTGTCGACAAATATTGGAAAGTTCGATCTGTCATAGATATTTTGCATGAGTCTTTTCATGAAGCTACTTCAACTAGTGAGCACATTGCGATAGATGAAATGATGGTGCCATTCAAAGGAAAGAGTTATCtaaaacagtatttaaaatctaaacccAAGAAATGGGGTTTTAAAATATGGGTTCAAGCTAGTACAAATGGGTATGTACACTGTTTTGAAATGCACCAAGGCGCATCAATTTCAAAACGTTCAGAATTTGGTCCAATTGGTGATACTGTGATAAATATTTGTCATGCAATTCATGGAAACAATCACAAACTGTTTATGGACAATCTGTTTACATCTGTTCCACTGTTAAGAAAATTAAGATCATTCAATATATATGTCTTAGGAACACTTAGAATTAATAGAGTACatggtattgaaaataatttagtttctgATAAATTGATGGAAAGAGGTTCTTGTTCCATTGCTACTTCAGACGATAACATAACAGTAGTTCGTTGGAAAAATACCAAATTGGTACATACAATATCCACATATGCAGGAGCTATACCTGAGGATACAACAATGCGTTATGATAGGAAAGATAGAAAAAGAATTGAAGTTACCAGACCTTTTAGTatacaagaatataataaattcatggGTGGGGTGGACCTAATGGACC CATCATTAGTTCTGACAATGCTTCAAATTGGCAAACATAGTGGGCCCAAAAGAGGAAGAAAGTCACTGTCACAGACACcaccaacaaaaaaaagaaagttcCAGTCCCTGAAGTGCGATATGATGGTATAA
- the LOC100573710 gene encoding uncharacterized protein LOC100573710, producing MLSKKRKIDSENRKFMNEWTELYCFVLPERAGAIPVCLIFNSTVAIIKSGNLKRHYETTHKDFHTKFPPGSEVHKNKLHACMLSYKNSTTSLIRCMSEQEKSTEAALRVCWVLNKHQKPFSDSEIVKECMLEVATVLFQENKKIVTSIQDIPLSARSNTRRTEM from the coding sequence ATGTTGAGTAAAAAACGCAAAATCGACAGCGAAAATAGGAAGTTTATGAACGAGTGGACTgaactatattgttttgtacTGCCTGAAAGGGCTGGAGCCATTCCAGtctgtttaattttcaattcaacTGTTGCTATTATTAAAAGTGGAAATTTAAAACGGCATTATGAAACTACTCATAAAGATTTTCATACAAAATTTCCTCCAGGCAGTGAAGTGCATAAAAATAAGCTCCATGCATGTATGTTATCTTACAAAAATAGTACGACTTCACTTATACGGTGTATGAGTGAACAAGAGAAATCAACTGAAGCAGCATTGCGTGTGTGCTGGGTTCTTAATAAGCACCAAAAACCGTTTTCCGATTCCGAAATAGTAAAAGAGTGTATGTTGGAAGTGGCCACTGTactttttcaagaaaataaaaaaatcgttacctCTATCCAAGATATTCCTTTGTCGGCAAGGAGTAACACAAGAAGGACGGAAATGTGA